Proteins co-encoded in one Nonomuraea helvata genomic window:
- a CDS encoding potassium/proton antiporter, whose product MTLDVWLLLGAAIVIAAIASVRVAHRTGLPSLLVFLGFGLVLGEAGFGIPFDNPQLAQQIGLTALAVILAEGGLTTNWSHVRRSVPLALVLATVGVAVSIVVVALVVQGLLGIDRTSALILGAVLASTDAAAVFSVLRRLPLPARLAGVLEAESGFNDAPTVIAVVLLSGASQSSPSLGTFLLETSLELIIGAAVGLAVGPAGAYALRRVALPASGLYPLAVLSLTFVSYGGAVLLHGSGFLAVYLTALILGNSRLPHRAATRGFAEGAAWLAQIGLFVMLGLLASPSEMPSAIVPGLIAGTVLVLVARPLSVMASSLLSWVLRVGRVTWRDQAFLSWAGLRGAIPIVLATIPWASGVEGSKEIFNEVFVIVIVFTLLQGPTLPFVARLLGVAAPGEAHDLEVESAPLEELKADLLQVKVPIGSKLHGVEVFELRLPAGAQVTLVVRDGKSFVPEGNTRIRADDQLLLVTTASCRDQVERRLRAVSRSGKLAGWYGERGLE is encoded by the coding sequence ATGACGCTGGATGTCTGGCTCCTTCTTGGCGCCGCGATCGTCATCGCGGCCATCGCGTCCGTACGCGTCGCGCACCGCACCGGCCTGCCCAGTCTGCTGGTGTTCCTCGGGTTCGGCCTGGTCCTGGGCGAGGCCGGGTTCGGGATCCCCTTCGACAATCCGCAGCTCGCCCAGCAGATCGGGCTCACGGCGCTGGCGGTGATCCTGGCCGAAGGCGGCCTCACCACGAACTGGTCCCATGTGCGGCGTTCCGTCCCTTTGGCCCTGGTGCTGGCGACGGTGGGCGTGGCGGTCAGCATCGTGGTGGTGGCGCTGGTCGTACAGGGACTTCTCGGCATAGACCGAACGTCGGCGCTGATCCTCGGCGCGGTCCTGGCCTCCACGGACGCCGCCGCAGTCTTCTCCGTACTGCGCAGGCTGCCGCTGCCCGCGCGGCTCGCGGGCGTGCTGGAGGCGGAGTCCGGTTTCAACGACGCGCCCACGGTGATCGCGGTCGTGCTGCTGAGCGGGGCCTCGCAGTCGTCGCCGAGCCTGGGAACGTTCCTCTTGGAGACCTCGCTCGAGCTGATCATCGGCGCCGCGGTCGGCCTGGCCGTCGGCCCGGCAGGCGCGTACGCGCTGCGCCGCGTCGCCCTCCCCGCCTCCGGCCTCTATCCCCTCGCCGTGCTGTCGCTCACCTTCGTCTCGTACGGCGGCGCCGTGCTGCTGCACGGGTCCGGATTCCTGGCCGTCTACCTGACGGCGTTGATCCTGGGCAATTCGCGCCTGCCGCACCGGGCGGCGACCAGGGGGTTCGCGGAGGGCGCGGCGTGGCTGGCGCAGATCGGGCTGTTCGTCATGCTCGGTCTGCTGGCCAGCCCCAGCGAGATGCCGTCGGCCATCGTGCCCGGCCTGATCGCCGGCACCGTCCTCGTGCTGGTGGCGCGGCCGCTGTCCGTCATGGCGAGCTCGCTGCTGTCGTGGGTGCTGCGGGTCGGCCGCGTGACCTGGCGTGACCAGGCGTTCCTGTCGTGGGCGGGGCTGCGCGGCGCGATCCCGATCGTGCTGGCGACCATTCCGTGGGCGTCCGGCGTCGAAGGGTCCAAGGAGATCTTCAACGAGGTCTTCGTGATCGTCATCGTGTTCACCCTGCTCCAGGGGCCGACGCTGCCGTTCGTGGCCCGGCTGCTCGGCGTGGCCGCGCCTGGGGAGGCGCACGATCTCGAGGTGGAGTCGGCGCCGCTGGAGGAGCTCAAGGCGGACCTGCTGCAGGTCAAGGTGCCCATCGGCTCCAAGCTGCACGGAGTGGAGGTCTTCGAGCTCCGCCTGCCCGCGGGCGCGCAGGTGACCCTGGTCGTCCGCGACGGCAAATCGTTCGTACCCGAGGGCAACACCAGGATCAGGGCGGACGACCAGCTCCTGCTGGTCACCACGGCCTCCTGCCGCGACCAGGTGGAGCGCCGCCTGCGCGCGGTGAGCCGCAGCGGCAAGCTGGCCGGTTGGTACGGCGAGCGGGGACTGGAATAG